Genomic DNA from Candidatus Kapaibacterium sp.:
GAATACTGTTAATATTGCTCTTATTCTTTCAGCTAAAGCCTCTGTGCCGTATCTCTGATGTGATTCCGAATTGCCGTAAATTGTTATTCCAATTGAAATTGAATTTGTATGAGAACCTAAATTCTTTCTACTGCCAACGCTACCCATATTGTAAAGAAAGATGCTGGCATGTGGATGCTGTAAATATTCATCCCTTGCTTCATCTTCATCTTTGCTTTTATACACTTCGGGCATAAATTGAACATCAGCATCGAGAGGGCTAATCTCATTCTGTAAATGCTTTAATACAGCTTGTTTTAGTTCACGCTCCATTATGGCATCTCGCTATAAAATGTATCTGTAAACACCTGCTTAGGTGATGATATTGCTATCGTTACGCGATGATTAACAGGTTTCTCATTTACTGCTATCAGAATTACACCTTTTTGAATCAAGAGTAATCGTTCAAGTGACTTTGTTTTACGCTCTTTAATCAAATCCGGAGCTAATTTACCACGCCGTTCATGTAGTTCGGTTACTGCTAAATCAATGTTCAGATTTTTTAATATACATTCACCAGATTGTTCATCTACCGGCACAGTATAACGACCTCTCAAATAGCCGTCAATGAGTGATGCGCCATTAATAATACATTCATTAATGACTGTTTCATCAACTTTTGAAGCATCAATGTCATTCGAGAGCTTTTTTGCCTTCTCTTCTGACAAATTTTTGACCACATCTGATACATCACAATAAGGCATAATTGGTTTTTTTCACTCAAATTTTTGGTTGCGAATCAATTTTTTGTACGTTTTGATGTAATTTTTTGCATCACTTTTGATGATTTTCACATCAATTTTGCATCATTTTTGATGATTTCCACATCAATTTTGCATCAATTTTCGTTGTTTTGATTGTTTTGCGAGTTAATATTTTGTCAATTTTGCATCAATTTCAATTTTTTTTACGGTAAAATTACAATTTTTTCACGCTTTAGATGGAAATATCACTTTTTATTGCTTTTTTATAAACTCGCTCCTGTGGCTACTTTGGAGAGGGTATATATAGGGTATCGATACCCTATCGATAGGTAATCCTTAATATACTATAATATAAATTAATATAATATACTAATACAATATATATAGTTCGAATGCCCTAAAATCCTTATACCCTATACATACCCTACCGATACCCTGTTGATACCCTATCCTAAATTAACCACTATGAACTAATAACTTGACAAGAAATAAAAGCATCTGCATTATGAATTGCAGGCAATGATTTTTGTTCCAAAGTCCAGCTTAAAGTCTTTTTGTTCTTTTCTTCAACATCGAGGTTGTATTCCGTGATGATAGTATTAAGTTTCTTGTTGACAATTTGATGCACCGGACCATAATGAACACGGTTGTTCTTATTCGCGCGATAGGTAACAATAGCTCTATCGGCAGGGATAAGGTCTGTTGCAATATCATTATCAGCTACAAACTGTTGGTTATACTCATAGAAGTCAAGCCCAAGAATATTTCCAATGTAATCAGCGGCTCCGGATTGAAGTTTTGATTGGTCAATACTGCCGATGCGATAATTGTTCGTGTCGAGTGCTTTTTTAACAGCTTCGTTTGAAACAAGCATATCTCGTGCATCAGAACCCAAAATAACAATATCCGGAGTTCTACCTACACGGCGTAGCATAGCACGTTTCCAATCGCTAATATTTTTCAAAATATCAGGTGTAGTATCATCCCAATAGTTGTTAGCACCTAAGTCTGTTAAATGAACATTATTTTCAAATAAATAATCAATACTGAAAGCGATGTTAGATTGAGATACTTCGCATTTACCTGTGGCAATAGCTTTACAAGCCATCCATTCACGTCTGAGCATAGCACGTTCTTTCAAATACTCCAAGTGTCTTACAACAAACTTGTTAGCTTCTTCAGCTTTTCTCGCAGGGTTTTGGTCGTATAACTGACCAAAAGCGTTGTAATCTGCAAGTTCCTGAGCCGTGAAGATGTATTCTTCATAAGTTCTTGGAAGTGATACGGTTTGATAAAAACGGTCATCTTTTTTCAGCAAGTGCGGACCTTCACTTTGGTTCACGAACTTTGCCAATTTCTCTGAGTGTGTAATTACTTCAAGGTCAATTTTATCAGCCGCATGCCCTTCAGGTGGACTGAATAGGGTTTTCAATATAAATGGCTCAAACACTTTAGTTTTAACCACAGCGGCAGTCATAGACCTTGAATCAAACATATCAAGCATTATAGTAGACATTAGTCAATCTCCTTTTTAATTACGATAGAACCTGAATTATAAACACCTGCTTCGATAGTAACACCTGAAGCGGCGGTGAGTGCAGATAAGAGGAATTCACCTGCTACATAGCAGAATCCTTTTTCATCTCCTTCGGTTGCGTCTACGGCACATCCGAGAATACCAACTAAATTCTGAACACCATTAACGGCATCCGGATTCCAGAGGTAGAGTTTATTGTTTCCGGAAACGAGAGCAACTGCGATATCAAAGCTGTCACCAGCTACAAAATCTGTTGCACCGTCGGCAATTGTGAACTTCACAACGCCATCAAAAGCAGTCCCAACTTTACCTGAACCAACGATAACACCTTCAGGGTCTTCAACAACAAACGAGCCTAAGTCAGTTACAGGCTCAACAAACACTGCTTTGTAAGTGCCTGCTTTGACGCCTGCACCATGAGCGGGGTCTGCGAGAGTTAAAACACCGTCACCGGTATTTCCTGCACCTGCTTGGAAAGTTACTTCATCAAAAGCACCTATGGTTTGTTTACCAAGCATAGCACCACGAAGGAGGTTTTGACCTGAGCCAATCGTGAGGTCGGTTATTTCTTTTGTTTCGGCATGACTTGCGAATATGTCATGTTTATGGGTTTTTGTACCCAAATCTGCGATTCCATAATTTAACATCTTACTTGCCTCCTTGAGCTTCTACTACAGCATTACCAATTGCATCTACAGTGTTATCATCGTGGTCGTTACCCTTTTCGTACTGTGAAAATTCTACGATTTTCGGCAGGGTACGCATAAATTCTTTTACTAATTCGTTAGCAGATTTCTTCTTGTCTTCTTCACTAAAGTTTAAATCTAATGGGAAGTCTTGATAGTCAC
This window encodes:
- a CDS encoding DUF1320 domain-containing protein; its protein translation is MPYCDVSDVVKNLSEEKAKKLSNDIDASKVDETVINECIINGASLIDGYLRGRYTVPVDEQSGECILKNLNIDLAVTELHERRGKLAPDLIKERKTKSLERLLLIQKGVILIAVNEKPVNHRVTIAISSPKQVFTDTFYSEMP
- a CDS encoding major capsid protein; this translates as MSTIMLDMFDSRSMTAAVVKTKVFEPFILKTLFSPPEGHAADKIDLEVITHSEKLAKFVNQSEGPHLLKKDDRFYQTVSLPRTYEEYIFTAQELADYNAFGQLYDQNPARKAEEANKFVVRHLEYLKERAMLRREWMACKAIATGKCEVSQSNIAFSIDYLFENNVHLTDLGANNYWDDTTPDILKNISDWKRAMLRRVGRTPDIVILGSDARDMLVSNEAVKKALDTNNYRIGSIDQSKLQSGAADYIGNILGLDFYEYNQQFVADNDIATDLIPADRAIVTYRANKNNRVHYGPVHQIVNKKLNTIITEYNLDVEEKNKKTLSWTLEQKSLPAIHNADAFISCQVISS
- a CDS encoding head decoration protein, which translates into the protein MLNYGIADLGTKTHKHDIFASHAETKEITDLTIGSGQNLLRGAMLGKQTIGAFDEVTFQAGAGNTGDGVLTLADPAHGAGVKAGTYKAVFVEPVTDLGSFVVEDPEGVIVGSGKVGTAFDGVVKFTIADGATDFVAGDSFDIAVALVSGNNKLYLWNPDAVNGVQNLVGILGCAVDATEGDEKGFCYVAGEFLLSALTAASGVTIEAGVYNSGSIVIKKEID